In the genome of Panthera uncia isolate 11264 chromosome B3 unlocalized genomic scaffold, Puncia_PCG_1.0 HiC_scaffold_1, whole genome shotgun sequence, one region contains:
- the LPCAT4 gene encoding lysophospholipid acyltransferase LPCAT4 isoform X2 — translation MSQGSPGDWAPLDPTPGPPTPPNPFVHELHLSRLQRVKFCLLGALLAPIRVLLAFIVLFLLWPFAWLQVVGLTEEQLQEPITGWRKTVCHNGVLGLSRLLFFLLGFLRIRVRGQRASRLQAPVLVAAPHSTFFDPIVLLPCDLPKVVSRAENLSVPVIGALLRFNQAILVSRHDPASRRRVVEEVRRRATSGGKWPQVLFFPEGTCSNKKALLKFKPGVPVQPVLIRYPNSLDTTSWAWRGPGVLKVLWLTASQPCSIVDVEFLPVYHPSPEESRNPTLYANNVQRVMAQALGIPATECEFVGSLPVIVVGRLKVALEPQLWELGKVLRKAGLSPGHVDAGAEPGRSRMISQEEFARQLQLSDPQTVAGAFSYFQQDAKGLVDFRDVALALAALDGGRSLEELTRLAFELFAEEQVEAPDRLLYQDGFSTILHLLLGSPRPAAATLHAELCQGGPHQGLSLCQFQDFSLHDPLHGKLFSTYLRPSQKPHASSPGTPTALANGTVQAPKQKGD, via the exons ATGAGCCAGGGAAGTCCGGGGGACTGGGCCCCCCTCGACCCTACACCGGGACCCCCGACGCCCCCCAACCCCTTCGTGCATGAGTTACATCTCTCCCGCCTCCAGAGGGTTAAG TTCTGCCTCCTGGGGGCACTGCTGGCCCCCATCCGAGTGCTTCTAGCCTTTATcgtcctctttctcctctggccCTTTGCCTGGCTGCAAGTAGTTGGTCTCACCGAGGAGCAGCTTCAGGAACCAATTACAGGATGGAGGAA GACCGTGTGCCACAATGGGGTGCTGGGTCTCAGCCGCCTGCTCTTTTTCCTGCTGGGCTTCCTTCGAATTCGAGTTCGGGGCCAGCGGGCCTCTCGCCTTCAAGCCCCCGTCCTTGTTGCCGCTCCCCACTCTACTTTCTTCGACCCCATTGTCCTGCTGCCCTGTGACCTGCCCAAGGTTGTGTCCCGTGCTGAGAACCTTTCTGTGCCTGTCATTGGAG CCCTTCTTCGCTTCAACCAAGCCATCCTAGTATCCCGGCACGACCCGGCTTCTCGGCGCAGAGTAGTGGAGGAGGTCCGAAGGCGGGCTACCTCAGGAGGCAAGTGGCCCCAG gtacTATTCTTTCCTGAGGGCACCTGTTCCAACAAGAAGGCTTTGCTTAAATTCAAACCAG GGGTTCCTGTGCAACCTGTCCTCATCCGATACCCCAACAGTCTG GACACCACCAGCTGGGCATGGAGGGGCCCTGGAGT ACTTAAAGTCCTCTGGCTCACAGCCTCTCAGCCCTGCAGCATCGTGGACGTGGAG TTCCTCCCTGTGTACCACCCCAGCCCAGAGGAGAGCAGGAACCCCACCCTCTATGCCAACAATGTCCAGAGGGTTATGGCACA GGCCCTGGGCATTCCAGCCACTGAGTGTGAGTTTGTAGGGAGCTTGCCTGTGATCGTGGTGGGCCGGCTGAAGGTAGCACTGGAGCCACAGCTCTGGGAACTGGGAAAGGTGCTTCGGAAGGCTGG GCTGTCCCCTGGCCATGTGGACGCTGGGGCAGAGCCAGGCCGGAGTCGAATGATCAGCCAGGAGGAGTTTGCCAGGCAGCTACAGCTCTCTGACCCCCAGACGGTGGCTGGAGCCTTTAGCTACTTTCAGCAG GATGCCAAGGGTTTGGTGGACTTTAGAGATGTGGCCTTGGCACTGGCAGCTCTGGATGGGGGTAGGAGCCTGGAGGAGCTGACTCGCCTGGCCTTTGAG CTCTTTGCCGAGGAGCAAGTAGAAGCACCCGACCGCCTGCTGTACCAAGACGGCTTCAGCACCATCCTGCACCTGCTGCTAGGGTCACCCCGCCCTGCTGCTGCGACTTTGCATGCTGAGCTGTGCCAGGGGGGACCCCACCAGGGCCTCTCCCTCT GTCAGTTCCAGGACTTCTCCCTCCACGATCCGCTCCACGGGAAGCTCTTCAGCACCTACCTGCGCCCCTCCCAGAAACCACATGCCTCatccccaggcacccccactgcTCTGGCCAACGGGACTGTGCAAGCTCCCAAGCAGAAGGGCGACTGA
- the LPCAT4 gene encoding lysophospholipid acyltransferase LPCAT4 isoform X1 gives MSQGSPGDWAPLDPTPGPPTPPNPFVHELHLSRLQRVKFCLLGALLAPIRVLLAFIVLFLLWPFAWLQVVGLTEEQLQEPITGWRKTVCHNGVLGLSRLLFFLLGFLRIRVRGQRASRLQAPVLVAAPHSTFFDPIVLLPCDLPKVVSRAENLSVPVIGALLRFNQAILVSRHDPASRRRVVEEVRRRATSGGKWPQVLFFPEGTCSNKKALLKFKPGAFITGVPVQPVLIRYPNSLDTTSWAWRGPGVLKVLWLTASQPCSIVDVEFLPVYHPSPEESRNPTLYANNVQRVMAQALGIPATECEFVGSLPVIVVGRLKVALEPQLWELGKVLRKAGLSPGHVDAGAEPGRSRMISQEEFARQLQLSDPQTVAGAFSYFQQDAKGLVDFRDVALALAALDGGRSLEELTRLAFELFAEEQVEAPDRLLYQDGFSTILHLLLGSPRPAAATLHAELCQGGPHQGLSLCQFQDFSLHDPLHGKLFSTYLRPSQKPHASSPGTPTALANGTVQAPKQKGD, from the exons ATGAGCCAGGGAAGTCCGGGGGACTGGGCCCCCCTCGACCCTACACCGGGACCCCCGACGCCCCCCAACCCCTTCGTGCATGAGTTACATCTCTCCCGCCTCCAGAGGGTTAAG TTCTGCCTCCTGGGGGCACTGCTGGCCCCCATCCGAGTGCTTCTAGCCTTTATcgtcctctttctcctctggccCTTTGCCTGGCTGCAAGTAGTTGGTCTCACCGAGGAGCAGCTTCAGGAACCAATTACAGGATGGAGGAA GACCGTGTGCCACAATGGGGTGCTGGGTCTCAGCCGCCTGCTCTTTTTCCTGCTGGGCTTCCTTCGAATTCGAGTTCGGGGCCAGCGGGCCTCTCGCCTTCAAGCCCCCGTCCTTGTTGCCGCTCCCCACTCTACTTTCTTCGACCCCATTGTCCTGCTGCCCTGTGACCTGCCCAAGGTTGTGTCCCGTGCTGAGAACCTTTCTGTGCCTGTCATTGGAG CCCTTCTTCGCTTCAACCAAGCCATCCTAGTATCCCGGCACGACCCGGCTTCTCGGCGCAGAGTAGTGGAGGAGGTCCGAAGGCGGGCTACCTCAGGAGGCAAGTGGCCCCAG gtacTATTCTTTCCTGAGGGCACCTGTTCCAACAAGAAGGCTTTGCTTAAATTCAAACCAG GAGCCTTCATCACAGGGGTTCCTGTGCAACCTGTCCTCATCCGATACCCCAACAGTCTG GACACCACCAGCTGGGCATGGAGGGGCCCTGGAGT ACTTAAAGTCCTCTGGCTCACAGCCTCTCAGCCCTGCAGCATCGTGGACGTGGAG TTCCTCCCTGTGTACCACCCCAGCCCAGAGGAGAGCAGGAACCCCACCCTCTATGCCAACAATGTCCAGAGGGTTATGGCACA GGCCCTGGGCATTCCAGCCACTGAGTGTGAGTTTGTAGGGAGCTTGCCTGTGATCGTGGTGGGCCGGCTGAAGGTAGCACTGGAGCCACAGCTCTGGGAACTGGGAAAGGTGCTTCGGAAGGCTGG GCTGTCCCCTGGCCATGTGGACGCTGGGGCAGAGCCAGGCCGGAGTCGAATGATCAGCCAGGAGGAGTTTGCCAGGCAGCTACAGCTCTCTGACCCCCAGACGGTGGCTGGAGCCTTTAGCTACTTTCAGCAG GATGCCAAGGGTTTGGTGGACTTTAGAGATGTGGCCTTGGCACTGGCAGCTCTGGATGGGGGTAGGAGCCTGGAGGAGCTGACTCGCCTGGCCTTTGAG CTCTTTGCCGAGGAGCAAGTAGAAGCACCCGACCGCCTGCTGTACCAAGACGGCTTCAGCACCATCCTGCACCTGCTGCTAGGGTCACCCCGCCCTGCTGCTGCGACTTTGCATGCTGAGCTGTGCCAGGGGGGACCCCACCAGGGCCTCTCCCTCT GTCAGTTCCAGGACTTCTCCCTCCACGATCCGCTCCACGGGAAGCTCTTCAGCACCTACCTGCGCCCCTCCCAGAAACCACATGCCTCatccccaggcacccccactgcTCTGGCCAACGGGACTGTGCAAGCTCCCAAGCAGAAGGGCGACTGA